The Stieleria maiorica genome includes the window GGGATCTGGAAGCGATCGTGCTCAAGGCGATGGCCTTGTCACCCGAACAGCGGTATCAAAACGGACGCGAACTGGCCGACGATTTGACCCGGTTCATCAACGGGCGTCCGGTTCGAGCCCGGCGGATCGGAAGTATCGGCCGCATGGTCCGATGGGCGCGGCGCGACCCCTTGGCCGCCTCCCTGGTCGGTACCTTGGCGGTCGTGATCGGCACGTCCTTCGTCCTGGTCAGTTCAAAGTGGCGTGAGGCGGTCGAAGAACGGCAACGCGCCGAAAGCAATTTGATCGTAGCACTTGAATCGATGGACCAGATTCTGGGTCGGTTCACGTCCAGCTGGATGGCTCGCCCGACCGATCTGGAAATCGGCCCCGAAGACGCTGCGCCCGGAGACTCTGTGCCGGCAGACCTCGCGCCCGGTGAGCTTCAGATGCTGGTTTCCGACCACAGCGCGTCGCTGATGGAAGATGCGATTCGGTTCTACGATCGATTCGCCGTCGACAACGCCCCCAGCCCCAGGCTGATGCGCGATACCGCACGTGTCCATCAGCGCGCCGGGGATATCTATCAACGGCTCGGTAAGTACGCCAAGGCCGAGCATGCCTACGTGCGTTGTCTGGCGATTTTGAATCAACAAGACGCCACGGATGACACCTCGCTGGTGTTGACCAAGGCGAAAGTGCTGAACCAATTGGGGTTGGTCAAGTATGCCACCAGCCGTTTCCCTGAAGCGGAACGGGTCTTTCTGAAAGCACGCGATGTCTTGGCCCAGCAGACGCATCGGGGCGAACCGGCCTGCCAAGCCGAATTGGCGCGGACGTTCAGTAATCTCGGGCAATCTCAGTGGTTGATGTTCCACCACGAAGACGCGCGACGGAGCCATCGCAGAGCCGTTTCCATTCTGGAAAGTCTGGTCGAGTGGGAACCCGAAAATCCGGGCTATCAACTGGCCCTGGCGCGCGCCTATCGGGCCTATTATCCGTTTGCGTCGAATCGGAACAGCAACGAGCGGGAATCGGTCAAGTCGGCCGGGATCGCGATCTTGGACGAACTGGTGATCGAGCATCCGCATGTCCCGGATTATCAGTGTGAACTGGCAGAGATGTTGACCGCGACGGTCCAGCGTTTTCGCTGGACGGGGAACAACCGGGACCAGATCGCCCAACTGGAACGCGGCATCAAAATCGCCCGCCAGTTGAGTCAGGCTTACCCCGCTATTCCACGCTACAAAGTGACGCTGGCCGACGCCCTGAAGGCGATGGGAGACTTGGTCGATCGCTCCGATCCGATCGCCGCGGCGACGTACCTGAATGAGGCGATCGAGATTTTTCGTTCGCTGACAGGCAATTTTCCCGATGTCCCCGCCTATCACTTCTTGTGCGCGATGGCACTCCGCGAACACTCGCAATCCCGATTTCGGATCGAACAGTTTGCCGAGTCTCAGCTGAGTGCCCTGCAAGGGGTCGAGGAACTGGAGGTCTATGTTCGGCTCCGCCCCGGCAATCGAATCGCCTGGGGGATGCTCGCCAGACTGCATGATCAAGTCGCCGCCGCATCGATGTCGATGAATGAAGCGGAAGATGCCGAAACGGCGCGGGCCAAAGCCCAGGAAATCCGTGAGCGATGGGGACCAAGCCGCCGCCGTTAACGTCATGTTCAACGTCGGCCGTGAGCTTACCACTCGCCGAGCACTTCACGGCCGGAGCGCGTTCCGGCGGCGTGCCAAAGTTTCAAATCGATCGAATCGGTCACGCTGCGGACGCTGCGGTCCAGCAGCGCCGCTTGGACCAAGATGCCTATGATTGCGATCACGACAAGTAACTCGACCAGGGTAAATCCTGAGGCGCGGAAACGTTTCAAAGCAAATCTCGCAAGTTTTATGGCGGGAGGATGGATCACACTGCCGGAAGAGGCACTGCGGTTGCCAAGCAGGTCCTGTACCGAAGACCGTTTTTGCGATCCGTGCCGCGAAAACAGCGAGATTTCAAGTGACGCGGTCCGGCCCGGCGGCGGATTCGCCACCGTCGGGTGGCGAAAAAAGCATCGCGGCAGGCCGGCCATCCACGCCCCCCACATTCAACGCGACTAACATCCAACGTGCCCACGAACCATTCACTGACCACCCGAATTCTGACGCCGCTGGTGATTTCAGCGGCGCTTGCCGCGATGGTGGTGGCGTGGACGTCGTGGACACTCGGCCGCCGCTGGGCGCTCGAGGAAATGTCCGATCGTTATCACTGGATCGAAGCCGCGATCACGCCGTCCACATTTCCGCTGACCCCCGCCGTCTTGCAGTCGCTTTCACAGTTGACCGGAACGCAGTGGATCACGGTCGATCCGAGCGGGGCGATCGTGTCGTCGACGCTCCCGCTGGCCCCGACCGCCGAGTTGCCCGGAGCATTGACCGGCCGGTCCGGCATCACGCGGTCCTCCGGTGATGCGGATCCGGCGCCGATGGATGTCGTGCTCGATTCGACCGAGTTCTTTGCCTTTGCGTTCGATCGGCCGATCGCGGGGGCCGGAGACGGCAGAACGTCGTCGGTGGTGGTGTTGTTTGCCAAGCGAAACGTCGATGCGGTCGCCCGACGGGCCGCCGCGCTGCCGCTGTTGACCGGATTGTCGACCATCGCCGTCGTCACCGCCCTGATGTTTTTCCTGACGTCGCGCTTGATCGGCCGACTCAAACGCCTTGAAACACAGGTCGACCGCATCGCCGGCGGTGAGTTCGAATCTGAACTCTCCGACGTCGGTCACGATGAAGTGGGACGCTTGGCCGGCGCGATCAGCACGATGGCAGGCCAACTCAGTGAACTGTGGGACCGTGTCAATCGCCAGCAGAGCGCCAAACTGTTGCACCAAATCTCCGGTGGCATGGCCCACCAATTGCGCAACACGCTGACCGGGGCAAAAATGGCGATGGAATTGCATCAGGGAAGTCTGGACCCCGAGCCACCCGAAGAGGTGCGCGTGGCGCTGCGGCAATTGGAAATCGCCGAGGAATACGTCAGCCGGTTGCTCGCCCTCGGTCGCGGCCAAGCATCGACCGAGCGACCGCAACGCGTCGGCGAGTGTTTGGAGGACGTGCGTTCGACGCACCAACCGATTGCCAATCATCTGCGTGTTGAATTAACTTGGTCGATCGATCCTGTGTTGCAATCACGATGGATCAAGGACGGGGCGTCGTTTTCCGCCGCAGTTTCCAATCTGGTGCTTAACGCGATGCAAGCCGGATCGATGCAGGCCGGCTCCCAGGTTGATGTCACCGCGCGGACCATGCATTCGGATCAAGCCGTCGTGTCGGTCGTCGACAATGGGCCGGGTATCGACGATTCGGTCAGCGGATCATTGTTCGATCCCTTTGTCACTTCCAAACCCGAAGGCTTGGGGCTGGGGTTGCCGCTGGTCAAACGGACTGCCGAAATGTTAGGCGGTTCGGTTCGCTGGCATCGCGATTCGGACAGGACGACGTTTGAATTGACCGTGAACGTATCACAGGAGAACCCGCAGCATGACTGACAGTGGTGCACCGGACCAGCCCGATTCCCGGGGGCAAACGACCCGCCGAGCGACCGTCTTGGTCGTCGATGATGAACCATCGATCTGTTGGGCGTTTGAGCGGATGCTCACCGAGCAAGGGCACACGGTGATCACGGCGTCCTCGGCCGAAGAAGGCCTGCAGTTGGCCGCGGCACGACGCCCGGACCTTGTTCTGCTGGACGTGCGATTGCCCAAGGAGGATGGGATTTCAGCGCTGCCGAAGTTCATCGAAACCAGCGGGGGCAGTCCGGTCATCGTGATGACGGCGTTCGGGGATTTGGAAACCGCCGTTGCGGCGGTCCACCGTGGTGCAAGTGAGTACCTGGTCAAACCCTTTCACTTGGATGATGCCCGACGCGTCTGCCAGGTCGCCCTTTCGACGTCTCGGCAATCGTCCGCCCCCGTCGCGGTGGTGCGTAAGGACCAGGGAGACAACCGATTGGTCGGCAGCTCGCCGGCGATGCAACAAGCGTTTCGTCAGATCGCGTTGGTGGCCGCGAGCGATTTGTCGGTGTTGATCACCGGCGAGACCGGGACGGGGAAGGAGTTGGTCGGGGCCGCCATCCATCGTCACAGCCATCGGTCCAAACAAGTTTACCTGCCGATCGCGCCGGTCGCTCTGAACGAAGACCTGGTCGAAAGCGAGTTGTTCGGTCATGTCAAAGGCGCCTTCACAGGTGCCGATGCCGATCGGTCGGGACTGTTCGATCGAGCCGAAGGCGGCACGGTGTTCTTGGATGAAATCGGCGATCTGCCGATGAGCGTGCAAGTCAAACTGCTGCGTGTTTTGGATCAAGGGGAGTACCTGCGGGTCGGCGACGTGCGGCCACGACGGTGCAACGTGCGTGTGCTGGCCGCGACCAACCGTGACCTTCACGAAGCGATGCGACAGGGACAGTTTCGCGAGGACCTTTACTATCGCCTGAGCGGCCTGCACATCCACCTGCCGCCCTTGCGTGAACGCTTGGAAGACCTCGCGGTGCTGTGTCGGCATTTCTTGCTGCGTCTGGGCAACGAATCCGCGGCGGAATCGCTTTCCGAGGAATTGATCGACGCGCTTTCCGAGCGACCGTGGCATGGCAACGTCCGCGAACTGAGCAACGCTGTGGAACATGCGGCGGTTGTCGCCCGGGGCCGGTCACTGACGATCGACGACTTTCCGCCGGCACAACTCGGTCGCGACTCTGGCGCCGTGCAGTCGCCCGAAGCTTCGTTGCCCGATGCGGTGGCAGCCTGGTGCAAACCGCGGCTGGACGCCGACGCAGCCGAAAACCCCACAATGACCTTACATGCGGATCTGGTCGCGGCGGTCGAACCGACGCTGCTGCGGTTGACGCTCCGGGCGACCGCGGGCAGTCGTGCGGCGGCCGCAGAGCGATTGGGGATCCATCGCGGCACGCTCCGAGAGAAGCTGCGTCACTACGGGATCAACGACGTCGATGCGTCAGGCGGAAAGTGAATCGACTACGATGCGCCTTGGACCACGGTAATGATACATCCCCACGGATAGCAGGGCGTACCCACGGATCCCTGACCGATCAACATCCGTGGGGACGCTTTGCCATCCGTGGGCTGATCTGAATCCGGTTTCGCGGTCTTCTCAGCCGTCATCAGGCGACGCGGTGCCTCCGATCGGTTGGGGGACGACCAGACGCTGACGAATTTCCAGAACCACGCGAAGTGATTCCTGGCACTGGTGGACATCCTGACTTCGTGCCGCGTTCATCAACTTGAGCGCCGCGTCGGTCAGGGCCGGGAATCCGACCGTGCCCCCGGAGCCTTTGAGCCAATGGGCTTCGTTTTCCAATTCTTCAAAGGCCTTGGTTTGCACCATGGACAACATGCCCATCAAACGCACATCCAACTGCTGGATGAAATCGACGACGATCTCCAGATAGTCTTCGTCGTCCAAGGGAAGCGTGCACTCGATCGGCGTCTGGTCGACCGCCGCATCATCGGTAGCGACCGGCGAGACGATTCGTGATCGGATGGAGCGGATCTGTTGCAGGATGTCGAGCGCCAATCGGCTGTCTTCGTCTTTGGCTGCGTTTTCAAGTTCCCGAGCCGGATCGGTGAAATCGCTGAACCCGACCGTTCCCCCGGAACCCTTCAGCCAATGGGCTTCGCTACGTAGGGTTCGAAAGTCGGCTTGGCGAAGTGCGTCTTGCATGCCATCCAGCCGGCCGTCCAATCGATCGACGAAGTTCACGACGATGCCCCGCATTTCTTCGTCATCGATCGGCAATGTCGTGTGGATCGGGGGCAAACCATCCGCATGGCCGGGCGGCGTCGTCGCGGAATCGCCGTCGCAGAGAGCCGTGGCGGCGATCGACGCAGATTCCGCGGCGCTGACCACGACGGTCGTGTCTTGTGGTTGCATTCGAACCGTGTCGTCGTGGTCCGAGGACACCGGTTGGTTCTCCGCCGGGGACTTCGGAGGCGGCAGAATCAGCTCGATCAACAAAGCGTATTGGATCAGACAGATCGGGATCAGAAACGCGAGCAGTCCCCAGACGCCGTAACTCGCCATCCCCAATTCGGTTTCCGTTTCGGTGAACGCCAACTGCAGGCTTCCCCAAGGCTGGCCGAACCGAAAGATCGGAACGGTGATGCTCCAGTCATGATCTTCCGGACGTGCCGACCAATGCCGCTCGTGTCCGTTGGTTTGGAAGGTGGTGTTGCCGTCCGCGTCGGTCAATCGAACCGATCGCAGGCTGGGGTTGCGGTCGACAAGCGCGGCCACCGCCGATTCAAAGCCCGCCGCATCGCCGCCGGCAACCATCGCGGTGCCGCAGGCGGCCAACGATTCGCACAGCGCAACGCGCCCCCGCATCAGTTGCCGACGGGCGTCCGGTGCCAGGCCGATCCAGTCAGCAAGCAACACCGTTCCCGCCAGCAGACCGGTCACCAGCAGCGCCAAGCGAAATCGGAGAGGGATGCGTGCGTCGAATTTCGGCATCGTGATAGAATTTGCGGTTTCATCGAGTCGTCTTCACCGATCGAAGAGACTACCGACTGGGGCAACATCGGTAGGTGCGGCCCTCCACCAAGCGGTGGTGTACCGTTGTTCGTTTCACTGGAATGCGTCTCTCAAACAAACGATTTGTCTTTCTCTCTCATCGGGCGTTTGTTTTCCTGCCGATGACCCCGTCTTCGTTGATTCATCCCAAAGTGACTGTTTCAGGGCGACGTCTCACCGCGTGTGTGCGTGGAAGCAGCCGTGTCGGTTGTGACGACAATAACGTCGACACGAAAGATTGATTTGTTCCGGCGAATTTGAATCGCTATCATGAACGTTTGGCCATGAAATAGACGATTCATCAGTTTTTTTGAACATGAGGGAATCCATGCCGGTGTTACTTGAAGGCACGGCAGTGGTGATTCTCAACGAGGCGTTGGATCGCTGCTTGGAAGGCGGCGCGTCGGAATTTCACACGATCGCCCCCAACGCGATGTCCTTTGGCGACGGCGAGGTGACGCAAGCGAGTTTTATGTCGCATCGCGATGCCGAGTTGTTTCGCGACAAGTTGGTATTGATGGGACTTCGCGATGACGAAGATTCGCCGGATCTGGTGTTGGTCGACGCCCACAATCAAACGATGCACCCGACATGCGATTGGTTGCGGTTGATCGAGTACAAGGGAAACTTGATCGCCAGCCATGTCACCAACGACTCGGATGTCGTGGTGGCGCCGGAATCCTGGGATCCCGATGCCGGACCGACGCTTCAGCACATGTCGGCCGAAGAGGTGCGCGATCGGCTGGAGTTTGTTCGCCGCGAAGAGCGGGTGGACGTTTATCGCGACCGACAGACAGGGCAACTGCTTTACAGCGCCCGCCTGCACGAGACGCCTCAGGAGCTGTTCAAGAAGTCCGCCGATATTGTGCTGGGCAACATGCGCCATCCGGGACAGCCGCCGCCGCCGAGCGATGTGCAGCAAGCGATTCGTGGGGCGATCGGTCAGCTTCAACAACTGGTCACTCAGCAGGAGGATGCCTGGCGGGTCTGGTTTCTGCTCGGCAAGGCCTGGCACGCCGTGGACCGCATTCCCCGAGCGATCGGCGCGCTCGAGCGGGCGTTGGAAGTAGCCGATCAACCGCAGTCGATCATCTACAAAGAGCTGGCCGGCGTGTTGTTGGTCGACGGGGCGACCGAGCGGGCGTGCGAGATGGGGGAAAAGGCGGTCGCGTTGGCCCCCGATGATGTCGAGTTACTGGGGAATCTTGGGATCGCGTACTTGTTGGATGGTCGCGTTGAAATCGCCGGCAAGACGCTCGAGCACGCCTTGGCGATCCATCCGGATGATTCGACGAATCAATATGTGATGGAAAAGATCAAAGCGGTCCAAGCGGGGCGGTTGTCACGGCCGAAGACGCTGGCCGAGTTGGAAGGCCGCCGACCGACGACGCGTCCTGTCAAAACGGCCGCACGAAAACCGGGCTGGTTGCGTGGCTGGCTGCGACGAATTTCGACGTTCCGATAAACATCAAGTTTGCTGAGGCCCGTGCGCCAATTGTCGCTGCTGTTCGAACAGCACGATCCCGACCGTGGTGGCCAAGTTCAAGCTGCGAACATTGCCGGTCGTCGGGATCCGCAGCGCGTGGGGGTCGTCCGGGCCGACGATCTCGCGGGGCAAGCCGGTCGATTCGCGTCCGAAGACGAAACTGTCCCCGTGGCGAAACGTCACATCCCAAATCGATCGCGTCGCGAACCGGGAAAAGAAAAACATCCGCGGTGGCGGCAATTCATCGGTGACCTCTTCCCATCGGTCGACGGCTTGCAACTCGAGGTGCTTCCAGTAGTCCAGCCCCGCGCGGCGGACCCGTTTGTCGCTAAAGTCGAAACTGGCCGGCCGCACGATCCACAGCTTGGCACCTACCGCGACACAGGTCCGACCGATGTTGCCGGTGTTTTGAGGGATCTCCGGTTGATACAGCACCACGTGTGCGACGGGACCGTCCGGCTTGCGCCGGCGGTCGGGATCGGGCATCGACGGCTCAGGCATCGGGTTTCCTGACTCCAGCGTTTATGATTGGTCGAATGTCATTCTTGGAACCCTCCCGTGTGCGAGAGGGTCGGGCGCAGCGCGGGGAGGGCAGCATGCAACAGGGGCTGCTGAATTCATCCGCCGTCAACGTTGCTCCTCGCGTACCGGCCAGGGGGTGTGGCTTTTGGTGCCTGCCGGCGGCGGAAGGGTTGCAAAGGGGCTTGGTGGCGTGACAAACTGTCCGTACATCATGACAAATCGCCCGCTTTTTTCAGTGGGGGGCTGTGTCTTTTTCTCCCGAGCTCCGTTCGATCCGTCCGGCCCAGTGTCAACGCTGGCAGAGAACCGCATTCATGCCGATCCAAGTCACCTGTCGCCACTGTCTCAAACGCTTCCAGGTGAGCGACAAATTCGCCGGCAAAACCGGGCCCTGTCCCAATTGCAAGAAGCCGATCGAAATCCCCAAGGCGGACGAGCAGGTCGTCATCCACGCACCGACCGACGGTGCCCCCAAGGACAGCAAGGGCGTCAGCGTCCTGAAGCCGATCAAGCGCAAAGAAACCGACGTGACCAAAAGCGGTCTGTTGATTTCGATCGGATCGATCGTCGCGGTGTTCGGTTTCGCGCTCGTGTTCCGTTTCACCGGCCAGGACGGCGCGGCACCGTTTTGGGCCCAGTTGGTCGGATTGATTCTGTTGGCGCCCCCGTTGGTCTGGTCGGGGTACACGTTCTTGTATGACCAGGAACGTGAACCCTACGTCGGCCCGGAACTTCGCAACCGTGTGCTGATCTGTTCGGCGCTGTTTGCCGTGATCTGGGTGGTGTATGCGTTCGTGCCGGCCTACGTCTTTGAACTCGACAAACCATCGGAGATGTCGTGGACGGTGTTCGGGATCACGCTTTGCGTGATGATCGTCCTCGGTGCGCTCGCGTCGGCGGGGACGTTCGAATTGGAGTTTTTCAACGGGGTGATTCACGCGGGGTTGTACTTCATCGTGATCGTCTTGTTGGCGCTGACCAGCGGCGTGGCCTTGGCCGGCAAACCCAGTCAAAACGATCGATTGTTGGACCCGCTTGCGTTGCGGTCCACGCCGCAGATGCATTCGGTGACCATTGCCGACGTCACCCCTTCATGCTTGACACCGCCGTGCACGTCGTGAACGCTCCACCCGAACTTGATCTGCTGTATCGCGCCGGTGCCGACTCCGGATCACTGGTCCGAATCCCGCCTTCGGACAGCGTCCCGTTGTCTCCACGCGTGCGAAGAGTTTTGGACACCGCCGCACTGCGTCGATTGGCAGGCATCAGCCAGCTGGGCATGGTCTCGCTGGTCTACCCCGGCGCGATGCACACGCGGTTGGAACACACCTTGGGCGTCTACCAGAACGCGTTGCGTTTCCTGGCCCGATTTCTTGGGGATCCGGTCGCCTCGGGTTGGCTGGACCAGCGGCACTGCGACGCGTTGATTCTGGCAGCGCTGGTCCACGATCTGGGGCACTGGCCGTTTTGCCATCCGATCGAAGACATGCAATTGGAATCGGTCGCTCGGCACGAACACCGTGTCGGACAAATAATCCGCACGGGCGAGTTGGCCCGTTGTATCGACGACGACTGGAACTGCGATGCCGCCGACGTCGATCGGTTGCTGATTCCGCCGCAGGGTGATGAAGCATCGGATCGCGACTTCGACGACGGATTCCGTTTCCTGGCCAGTTGCTTGAGCGGTCCGATTGATATCGACAAACTCGATTACCTGCAACGCGACAGTTTGCATTGTGGCGTGGACTACGGCCGCAACTTCGATGCCGGGCGGCTGATCTCCTCGCTGGTCGTCGATCCGGCGACCCGGCGATTGGCGGTCGGCGAAAAAGGACGCACCGCAGCCGAAATGATGGTCTTTGCGCGGTACATCATGTTCAGCGAGGTGTACTGGCATCACGCCGTCCGTTCGGCGACCGCGATGTTGCAGCGGAGTGTGTTTCTGCTGCACAACCGGCTGGATCTGAACGCCACCTTCAAGCTGGCCGATGCCGAGTGGATTTCGCTGCTGCGACGGACCGGCCAAGGCAGTTTGGCCGAACCGATGGTTGAAGGCCTTTTCGGTGCCCGTCGTCAGCTCTTTAAACGCGTCGCCGAATTCAGCGTGCTCTCGGGAGCCGAGATCCATCAACGATTGGCGCGTCGCCCCCACGGCTGGCTGGTCGCGTTGTGCCAGCGTGTGGCGGAACAACTGAGCCGCCAAAGCGGTGTGGCGGTCGCACCGGCCGATGTGCTGATCGATGCTCCGCCGGTCAAATTGGAAGTCGACATCAACACGGCGGTGTTGTTTGCCGACGGCCGCACGTCGACCTTGGGTGAAGTCTCACCGGTCGCCGCCGTCCTCGCCCGCCAACAATTTGACAACGTCGTCAAACGCGTTCGCGTGTTCGTCCGACCCGATCTGCGCGACCCGTTGCGAACCACCTATCCGACGTCGGACCACTGGTCCGAGTTATTGATTCAGTGCGTCAACCAAACCGAAAGTGAAGGGGTATGATTCAGAACGTCCAAATCGAGGGAATCGAAACCATCGTCCAGGCCGACGCGGAACAAGCGTCACGCACCGTCGCCCAGTTGATCGCCGACCAAATCGGTCGCAAGGGTGACAGTGTGCTCGGGCTGGCCACCGGAGGCACACCGGTCCAGGCGTATCGTCAGCTGATCGAAATGAACCGACGCGGCGAAGTGGATTTCAGTGCCGTGACTTCGTTCAACCTGGACGAATACATCGGCCTGGACGGCGCCCATCCGCAAAGCTTTCGCGCGTTCATGAACGAACACTTGTTTGATCACGTCAACATCGACCGAGCGCGGACCTTTGTCCCCGACGGATGTGCCGACGATGTGGCGGCGCACTGCGCGAAATACGAGTCGATGATCGACGCCGCCGGCGGAATCGATCTGCAATTGCTGGGGCTCGGGCACAACGGACACATCGCGTTCAACGAGCCCGGGTCGCCGCGTGACAGCCGCACCCGTCAGGTCGATTTGACACCGCAGACGATCCAGCAAAACGCCCGATTTTTTGACTCGATCGACGAGGTGCCTTGCCACGCGATCACAATGGGGATTGCCACGATCTTGGCGGCGCGACGGATCGTGATGCTGGCGACCGGCAAGGGAAAAGCCGAGGCGGTCGCACGCATGCTGCAGGGGCCGATCGGCGAAGACCATCCCGCATCGTTGCTCCGACGTCACGATCACGTGACGGTCGTCTTGGACAACGCCGCCGCCGGGGCGCTGCATTTGGAGTGATCATCCTTGGCGGTTCCCATCGCCACAGACCGGACCTGGACCATGTCGAAATCACCACCAGCCGAATCGCAACCCCCTGCCCGATCCACCCGAGTGGCGATCGTCGGTGCCGGACCGATCGGATTGGAGCTCGCCGTCGCGCTACGCCGGCACGACATCGACTTCGAGGTCTTCGA containing:
- a CDS encoding serine/threonine-protein kinase, which produces MNHDPTELREEEAEVRDPVEVLGEELIERRRRGDQVTTDQYARAYPELADRIRMQFPVMIALEKFKENTLSSTADPYDIEIEVPPELGDYHIVREIGRGAMGVVYEAEQQSLQRRVAVKVFPRQTLQEARKLERFARESKMAARLHHNNIVPVFGVGHHSGLHYFVMQRIKGVGLDEIIERAKSGSRPSRSSDDTLRWRFGAGSTADSGSNRSLRLARLFGRHEDDPPTIAPTGEGVGSDQDLASEMASSFVRAAGIGVQVADAIHYAHSQGVLHRDVKPSNLMIDSGGTVWVTDFGLATALQQDQPVDRNDIAGTLRFMAPEQLGGKHDTRSDLYSLGVTLYELITLQPAFVAGSKAGVVDRILHGEFEKPRSVRPRIPRDLEAIVLKAMALSPEQRYQNGRELADDLTRFINGRPVRARRIGSIGRMVRWARRDPLAASLVGTLAVVIGTSFVLVSSKWREAVEERQRAESNLIVALESMDQILGRFTSSWMARPTDLEIGPEDAAPGDSVPADLAPGELQMLVSDHSASLMEDAIRFYDRFAVDNAPSPRLMRDTARVHQRAGDIYQRLGKYAKAEHAYVRCLAILNQQDATDDTSLVLTKAKVLNQLGLVKYATSRFPEAERVFLKARDVLAQQTHRGEPACQAELARTFSNLGQSQWLMFHHEDARRSHRRAVSILESLVEWEPENPGYQLALARAYRAYYPFASNRNSNERESVKSAGIAILDELVIEHPHVPDYQCELAEMLTATVQRFRWTGNNRDQIAQLERGIKIARQLSQAYPAIPRYKVTLADALKAMGDLVDRSDPIAAATYLNEAIEIFRSLTGNFPDVPAYHFLCAMALREHSQSRFRIEQFAESQLSALQGVEELEVYVRLRPGNRIAWGMLARLHDQVAAASMSMNEAEDAETARAKAQEIRERWGPSRRR
- a CDS encoding sensor histidine kinase, which translates into the protein MPTNHSLTTRILTPLVISAALAAMVVAWTSWTLGRRWALEEMSDRYHWIEAAITPSTFPLTPAVLQSLSQLTGTQWITVDPSGAIVSSTLPLAPTAELPGALTGRSGITRSSGDADPAPMDVVLDSTEFFAFAFDRPIAGAGDGRTSSVVVLFAKRNVDAVARRAAALPLLTGLSTIAVVTALMFFLTSRLIGRLKRLETQVDRIAGGEFESELSDVGHDEVGRLAGAISTMAGQLSELWDRVNRQQSAKLLHQISGGMAHQLRNTLTGAKMAMELHQGSLDPEPPEEVRVALRQLEIAEEYVSRLLALGRGQASTERPQRVGECLEDVRSTHQPIANHLRVELTWSIDPVLQSRWIKDGASFSAAVSNLVLNAMQAGSMQAGSQVDVTARTMHSDQAVVSVVDNGPGIDDSVSGSLFDPFVTSKPEGLGLGLPLVKRTAEMLGGSVRWHRDSDRTTFELTVNVSQENPQHD
- a CDS encoding sigma-54-dependent transcriptional regulator: MTDSGAPDQPDSRGQTTRRATVLVVDDEPSICWAFERMLTEQGHTVITASSAEEGLQLAAARRPDLVLLDVRLPKEDGISALPKFIETSGGSPVIVMTAFGDLETAVAAVHRGASEYLVKPFHLDDARRVCQVALSTSRQSSAPVAVVRKDQGDNRLVGSSPAMQQAFRQIALVAASDLSVLITGETGTGKELVGAAIHRHSHRSKQVYLPIAPVALNEDLVESELFGHVKGAFTGADADRSGLFDRAEGGTVFLDEIGDLPMSVQVKLLRVLDQGEYLRVGDVRPRRCNVRVLAATNRDLHEAMRQGQFREDLYYRLSGLHIHLPPLRERLEDLAVLCRHFLLRLGNESAAESLSEELIDALSERPWHGNVRELSNAVEHAAVVARGRSLTIDDFPPAQLGRDSGAVQSPEASLPDAVAAWCKPRLDADAAENPTMTLHADLVAAVEPTLLRLTLRATAGSRAAAAERLGIHRGTLREKLRHYGINDVDASGGK
- a CDS encoding Hpt domain-containing protein; amino-acid sequence: MPKFDARIPLRFRLALLVTGLLAGTVLLADWIGLAPDARRQLMRGRVALCESLAACGTAMVAGGDAAGFESAVAALVDRNPSLRSVRLTDADGNTTFQTNGHERHWSARPEDHDWSITVPIFRFGQPWGSLQLAFTETETELGMASYGVWGLLAFLIPICLIQYALLIELILPPPKSPAENQPVSSDHDDTVRMQPQDTTVVVSAAESASIAATALCDGDSATTPPGHADGLPPIHTTLPIDDEEMRGIVVNFVDRLDGRLDGMQDALRQADFRTLRSEAHWLKGSGGTVGFSDFTDPARELENAAKDEDSRLALDILQQIRSIRSRIVSPVATDDAAVDQTPIECTLPLDDEDYLEIVVDFIQQLDVRLMGMLSMVQTKAFEELENEAHWLKGSGGTVGFPALTDAALKLMNAARSQDVHQCQESLRVVLEIRQRLVVPQPIGGTASPDDG
- a CDS encoding tetratricopeptide repeat protein; amino-acid sequence: MPVLLEGTAVVILNEALDRCLEGGASEFHTIAPNAMSFGDGEVTQASFMSHRDAELFRDKLVLMGLRDDEDSPDLVLVDAHNQTMHPTCDWLRLIEYKGNLIASHVTNDSDVVVAPESWDPDAGPTLQHMSAEEVRDRLEFVRREERVDVYRDRQTGQLLYSARLHETPQELFKKSADIVLGNMRHPGQPPPPSDVQQAIRGAIGQLQQLVTQQEDAWRVWFLLGKAWHAVDRIPRAIGALERALEVADQPQSIIYKELAGVLLVDGATERACEMGEKAVALAPDDVELLGNLGIAYLLDGRVEIAGKTLEHALAIHPDDSTNQYVMEKIKAVQAGRLSRPKTLAELEGRRPTTRPVKTAARKPGWLRGWLRRISTFR
- a CDS encoding tRNA (cytidine(34)-2'-O)-methyltransferase → MPEPSMPDPDRRRKPDGPVAHVVLYQPEIPQNTGNIGRTCVAVGAKLWIVRPASFDFSDKRVRRAGLDYWKHLELQAVDRWEEVTDELPPPRMFFFSRFATRSIWDVTFRHGDSFVFGRESTGLPREIVGPDDPHALRIPTTGNVRSLNLATTVGIVLFEQQRQLAHGPQQT
- a CDS encoding HD domain-containing protein, whose protein sequence is MLDTAVHVVNAPPELDLLYRAGADSGSLVRIPPSDSVPLSPRVRRVLDTAALRRLAGISQLGMVSLVYPGAMHTRLEHTLGVYQNALRFLARFLGDPVASGWLDQRHCDALILAALVHDLGHWPFCHPIEDMQLESVARHEHRVGQIIRTGELARCIDDDWNCDAADVDRLLIPPQGDEASDRDFDDGFRFLASCLSGPIDIDKLDYLQRDSLHCGVDYGRNFDAGRLISSLVVDPATRRLAVGEKGRTAAEMMVFARYIMFSEVYWHHAVRSATAMLQRSVFLLHNRLDLNATFKLADAEWISLLRRTGQGSLAEPMVEGLFGARRQLFKRVAEFSVLSGAEIHQRLARRPHGWLVALCQRVAEQLSRQSGVAVAPADVLIDAPPVKLEVDINTAVLFADGRTSTLGEVSPVAAVLARQQFDNVVKRVRVFVRPDLRDPLRTTYPTSDHWSELLIQCVNQTESEGV